The genome window ATCACGCCGACCACCGATCCGGTCAATATGTCGCTGTTCGCCGGGCCGCTGTACCTGCTGTACGAACTGGGCGTGTTGCTGTCCCGCGTGTTCCGCAAGCGCGAGGTCGTGGACGAACTGACCACCGGCGATCCCTTTGCCGGGGCGTGATTGATACCCGCTTCGCCAGATTGTATATGCCGCCTTCTTCAATCTGATCAGCATGAGAAACTGAATTGACTATGTAGCCCCCGCCTCTGATCAGGCGGGGGTCTTTACACTGTCGCTATGAACCCCACCGCTTCTATCGAAGACCTGCGCCGTCAGGTCGATGAAATCAATCTGGAACTTCTCAAACTGCTGAGCCGCCGGGGCGAGGTCGTCGCTCAGATCGGTCATGCCAAGACGCTGGAAGGCCGCCCACACCACTACGACCCCAAGCGTGAGGACGATCAGTTTCACACGCTGGAAACGCTTAACCCAGGCCCGTTTACCAACGCTGCCGTCAAAGCGGTGTTCAAGGAGATCTTCAAGGCCAGCCTCGATCTGGAGGAGGCCAACGACAAGAAGCAACTTCTGGTGTCGCGAAAGGTGCAGAAGACCGACACCGTGCTGACCATCGGCAGCGTGCGGATCGGCGGCGACAGCCCCCCGGTGCTGCTGGCGGGGCCGTGCAGCATCGAGTCGGAAGAGCAGATGGACGCCACCGCGCACTTTCTGGCGGGCCGGGGTGTGAAGATGCTGCGCGGCGGAGCGTACAAGCCGCGCACCAGCCCCTACGGATTTCAGGGCATGGGTGTGGACGGCCTGATTATCGGAGCCGGGGCCGCCCGCGAGAACGGTCAGATCTTCGTGACCGAAGTGATGGATACCCGAGACGTGGAAGTGGTGTCGGAGTACGCCGACATTCTGCAGGTGGGCGCACGCAACATGCACAACTTCGCCCTGCTGCGCGAGGTGGGCCGGGCGGGTAAGCCGGTCCTGCTCAAGCGCGGTCTGTCTGCCACCATCGAGGAGTGGCTGTACGCCGCCGAGTACATTCTGGCCGAGGGCAATATGCAGGTCATTCTGTGCGAGCGCGGCATCCGTACCTTCGAGAAGTGGACGCGCAACACCCTCGATCTGAGTGCGGTGGCGCTCGCCAAGCAGGAAACCCACCTCCCGGTCTTCGTGGACGTCACGCACGCTGCGGGCCGCCGCGACCTGCTGATTCCGCTGGCAAAGGCGGCGCTGGCAGTGGGCGCAGACGGCATTCACGTCGAAGTTCACCCCAACCCGGCAACCGCCCTCTCCGACAACGAGCAGCAGCTCGACTTCGCCGGATTCGAGGCCTTCCAGACCGCCATCGCGCCGTATATGAACGCCCTGGTTTCTCGCTGAAGAAACGCAGCAGGCTGTGAGGGAAGGGGACAGGTGCAGATGCCTGTCCCTTTTTTTGCTCCTCTTTTTTGCTTCTCCGTCACAGGTCACGGGTTTCGGCTCCGCCTGCTGTAAGAACAACCAACCGGACTCATAATTATCATTAAGGTCGCAAGGCGGATTGATGCTGCATCTTCATAAACAGAATTTTCGTCATTGGCAGAAGTGCGTGACAAATTTGTCACTTTCAGAAAATAGCGTCTCAGACGGCAAATTTCGGATCGTACGGGGCGGGAATTGCCGATTGCAGAAAATCCGTCACTTGTCATCTGCTTTGTGAGCGGCGCGTCAGTCCCCGTTTGTATTGTGAGGACAAGAAATAACGGAGGGGATCACATGACGCAGCTGGTGAAGTTGGTACAGAACCGTGGAAGCGCCGCATTCATCCTGGGAAACCTGCTGGTCCTGGCACTGACTGCTTGCGGAGGCAGCACAGTTCCGGCGGTGGTGACTCCCGCTCCAACCACCTCACAGGGTGCCAGCACGGGCGGCACCGTCAGCACCCAGACGCTCAGCCCCGAAGAAGCGCAGATTCTAGCGGCAGTCAATGTGGCGCGGTCACAGGCGCGTGTCTGCGGCACAGAGGCGTTTGCTGCCACCACACCGCTGACCTGGAACACGCTGCTCGCCACGGCTGCCACCGCCCACTCACAGGATCTGGCCAATGTGGATTTTACCGCCGACCCCACTCGCCCTGACCTGATGCATCTCGGCAGCAACGGCAGTACGTTTCAGCAGCGTATCGAGGCGGCAGGCTATACCAAATGGACGAACATCGGTGAGAACTTTGCCGCCGGATACGACGTTTCGCAGGTGGTAGACGCCTGGATTGCCAGCCCGGGCCACTGCAAGAACCTGATGAGTCCGAAGTTTCACGAAATCGGCGTGGGATATGTATATAGCGTCAGCGCCAAGTACCACACGTATTACACCCAGGATTTCGGCACCCGCTGAGGAAAGGTCGGGAAAATGGAGAGAAGGCCGGGCAACGTCGCTCGGCCTTCTCTTGTGCTGCCAGCCTCAGCGCTGCTGCCGCTGAGTGCGAACGAAGTCGAGAAACGCCTCACGTTTCAGGGTATTGATGACCTGTTCCGGCACCAATCCAGCTTTGCGGGCGGCCATCACGCCGTACTGCACGTCGGTCAGCCCTCCCAGCGTGTGAGCATCGGTGTTGATCGCAAATTTCAGCCGATCTCGCCAGCGCAGTGCGGCGCGCCAGTCGAGATCGAGGCGGTAGGGGCTGGCATTGATCTCGACCACCGTGCCTGTGGCGGCGCAGGCCTCCAGCACGGCTTCCAGATCGAGCGGATAGCTGGGGCGGCGCAGCAGCAGGCGTCCGGTGGGGTGGCCCAGGATGGTCGTCAGCGGGTGCGACACCGCCCGGATCAGGCGTTCGGTCTGGCGCTCGCTGGACAGCGTGAAATGGCTGTGAACACTGACCACCACGTAATCGAGCTGAGCCAGCAGCTCATCGGGGTAATCGAGCGAGCCGTCTTCCAGAATGTCTACTTCTGCGCCCGCGACCAGTGGCACTCCGGCGGCCTGCAATTCGCGCACCTCCCGGAGTTGCTGCCGCAGCCGCCCGGCATCCAGCCCGTTGGCATAGTGCGCCGCGCCGGAGTGGTCGCCCGTTCCCAGGTAGCAGCCGCCGTCTGCGCCGAAATCCAGCCGCTCGGCCTCGCGGGCCATCGCCTCGATGCTGGCGGTGCCGTCCGACCAGGTGGAATGGGTGTGCAGCAGCGCCCGCAGATCTTGTACACGCAGCAGGGCCTCGGCGGGGGGCAGGGCGGCCAGGGCAGCGCCTCCCAGCGTCCAGTGCTCATCCTCGCGGTACTCGGGCGGCAGCTCGGGCCAGCCGAGTTCGCGCAGCACGTCGGACTCGGCGGGTGTTTCCAGCAGCGTTGCGCCGCGCTTCAGGCCACGCCCCGACAGCGACAGGCCGAGTTCCTGCGCTCTGGCCCGCGCTGCCTGCCGGTACAGCGGGCCGCCCCCGAAGGTCAGGTCGAGTGCGCCGCGTGCTTCGGCAGTCGCGTGGCCGATCTCGACTGGCAGGCCTTCGAGCCGCCCGGTCAGCAGCGGCTTTCCCTCGACACTCTGCACCTCGTCCAGCCGCCCTTCCAGCCGCTCAAGAAGCTGCGGGGCGGTGGCAGTCGCGGTCAGGCGCACGGTGCCGATGGTGTCCAGGCTGCGCCGCAGCTCGCCGGACAGCCGGGGTTCCAGACCGTCCAGCAGCGTCGCTACCTGCGTGCCCAGGCGGAGCGCGGTATTCAGGAATTCACGCGACTGCGAGGCCAGCGCGAATTCGGCAGCGTCCGAGAGGGTGGCGGCGCTCTTGGCCCCAAAGCCCTTGAGCTTCGACAGCCGCCCGTCCTGCGCGGCCTCCCACAGCGTTTGCAGCGAGTCGATGCCCGCTTCCCACAGCGCACGAATCTTCTTCGGTCCCAGCCCGCGCACCCGGAACAGGCTCAGCACGCCCGGCGGAAGTTGCGCTTCCAGCTCGGCCAGCGGCCCGAACACGCCGGTCTGCACGTAGGTCATCAGCTCGGCGGCGATGCTCGGCCCCACCTTCGGAATGCGCCGGAACTCGCGGGCGGCGAGCGTTTCCAGCGGCTCGTCCTGCCCTTCCAGGCTGCGGGCCGCGCTCCGGAACGCGTTGGCACGGAACTCCTCGGCTCCCAGCACGTCGAGCAGATCGGCGCTGCGCTTCAGAGCCGATACCAGTGCCTTCAGGTGCCCCATGACTTCCCCGGTCTCGGGGTCGAAGTGTTGCGGTGCCGGTTTCGTCATGGCTGCGCCTCTTCGTCGGTCGTCCGTACCCTGTTCAGGTAGTGCGCGATGGTTCCGCCTGCCTCTCCGATGCGCTGCGCCGCCGCCCCGAACTGATACCCCACTTCCTGCGGCCTGTGCGCGTCGCTGCCCAGCACCAGCGGAATACCGCGCTCGGCAGCGGCGGCCAGCAGGCCCGGTGACGGGTACGCTTCCTGCACGGGTTTGCGCTCGCCCGCCGTGTTGTAATCGAGGCTCAGGCCGAGGGCGGCGATGGTGTCGAGCACCCGCAGCGCTGCCGCTCCATCCGGGTCGCGGTGGCCGAATTTCTTGGGCAGATCCAGATGCCCGATACTGTCGAACAGGCCGCTGCAGGCCGCTCCCTCGATCAGCGCGTAATAGTGGCGGTACAGGCTGCCCAGGTCGCGGCGCTGGTATTCGTCCACGAATTCGGGATTGTCGAAGCCCCACGCGCCGATGTAATGCACGCTGCCGATCACGTAATCCCAGTCGTGGGCCGCCAGCACCTCTTCCACGAAACGCTCGGTGCCGGGGTGAAAGTCGGCTTCCAGGCCCATGCCCACCGTCAGCCGCCCGGCGAACTGCGCCCGCGTTTCCTGCACCATGTCCACGTACTCGGCAAGCTGATCGAGCCGCATGCGCCACGGAGCGTCGTACCACGCGGGCATGGGAATGTGATCGGTAAAGACGATGCCTGCCAGCCCGGCATCGAGCGCGGCCTGGGCGTACTCGCGTGGATGGCCCGTGGCGTGTCCACACAGCGGCGTATGCATGTGTGAGTCAAACAGGTGCGGCGCGGTCATGTCCACAGGCTACCCTGAGACACATGGAAACGCATCTGAATGCTGAGCAGTCCGGCGGCGATCAGCTCCGCCTCGACCTGCTGACGGGTGAAGCGGCGCTGGCCTTCATTCCTAACCTGATTCCGCTGGCAGTCGCCGTATTCGACGACGACGATTTCGTGACGCTGCCCGCCGATGCCGCCGAGAAACCCGGCCTGATGCTGCTGGTGGCGTTCGGCGGAACAGAGCTGCGGGGCTTCAAGATGGGCTACCGGCGCAGCGAAAAGAACTTTTATAGCTGGCTGGGCGGCGTGCTGCCAGCGGCGCGGGGGCAGGGAATCGCCCGCCGCCTGATGGACGCCCAGCATGTCTGGGCCACCGAGCAGGGCTATACCTACGTCAGCACCGAAACCTTCAACCGCTACCGTCCGATGTTGCTGCTGAATATTCAGAGCGGCTTTGACGTGGTGGGCACCCAGACGACCCCGAGCGGAGAGGCCAGGATCGTGCTGAGGAAGATGCTGTGAGCTGGGGGCTATCAGCTCTGGGCTATGGGCAACAGAGATTCGTTGCGCCCATTTCACCCCTGAAGAGGGGCTGGAAGGTCAGAAGATGGGGGAGAGCCGGGCCTGCGCTGTTCTGCTGTTCCTGATTCCTAAACCTAATCCCTGACACCTCTTCAAGATGCCCTGGCTGTGGCCCACAGCTCAGAGCCTATAGCTCACGGCCCATCGCCCATTGCCCGCCCCTGGCTTCTATACTTGCCTTTATGTCTGATGTCGCCACTTCCAGCCCCGACGCTCAACCCAACCGCGAGGGTCTGCACGAACAGACCGTCGCCCGCCTGAACAATCAGGCCGCGCTGAAGGAAGCAGGTTTCGATACCCACCCGTACAGCTATCCGCAGACGCACCATGCCGCCGACGTGC of Deinococcus ruber contains these proteins:
- a CDS encoding bifunctional 3-deoxy-7-phosphoheptulonate synthase/chorismate mutase; its protein translation is MNPTASIEDLRRQVDEINLELLKLLSRRGEVVAQIGHAKTLEGRPHHYDPKREDDQFHTLETLNPGPFTNAAVKAVFKEIFKASLDLEEANDKKQLLVSRKVQKTDTVLTIGSVRIGGDSPPVLLAGPCSIESEEQMDATAHFLAGRGVKMLRGGAYKPRTSPYGFQGMGVDGLIIGAGAARENGQIFVTEVMDTRDVEVVSEYADILQVGARNMHNFALLREVGRAGKPVLLKRGLSATIEEWLYAAEYILAEGNMQVILCERGIRTFEKWTRNTLDLSAVALAKQETHLPVFVDVTHAAGRRDLLIPLAKAALAVGADGIHVEVHPNPATALSDNEQQLDFAGFEAFQTAIAPYMNALVSR
- a CDS encoding CAP domain-containing protein yields the protein MTQLVKLVQNRGSAAFILGNLLVLALTACGGSTVPAVVTPAPTTSQGASTGGTVSTQTLSPEEAQILAAVNVARSQARVCGTEAFAATTPLTWNTLLATAATAHSQDLANVDFTADPTRPDLMHLGSNGSTFQQRIEAAGYTKWTNIGENFAAGYDVSQVVDAWIASPGHCKNLMSPKFHEIGVGYVYSVSAKYHTYYTQDFGTR
- a CDS encoding DNA polymerase/3'-5' exonuclease PolX, whose product is MTKPAPQHFDPETGEVMGHLKALVSALKRSADLLDVLGAEEFRANAFRSAARSLEGQDEPLETLAAREFRRIPKVGPSIAAELMTYVQTGVFGPLAELEAQLPPGVLSLFRVRGLGPKKIRALWEAGIDSLQTLWEAAQDGRLSKLKGFGAKSAATLSDAAEFALASQSREFLNTALRLGTQVATLLDGLEPRLSGELRRSLDTIGTVRLTATATAPQLLERLEGRLDEVQSVEGKPLLTGRLEGLPVEIGHATAEARGALDLTFGGGPLYRQAARARAQELGLSLSGRGLKRGATLLETPAESDVLRELGWPELPPEYREDEHWTLGGAALAALPPAEALLRVQDLRALLHTHSTWSDGTASIEAMAREAERLDFGADGGCYLGTGDHSGAAHYANGLDAGRLRQQLREVRELQAAGVPLVAGAEVDILEDGSLDYPDELLAQLDYVVVSVHSHFTLSSERQTERLIRAVSHPLTTILGHPTGRLLLRRPSYPLDLEAVLEACAATGTVVEINASPYRLDLDWRAALRWRDRLKFAINTDAHTLGGLTDVQYGVMAARKAGLVPEQVINTLKREAFLDFVRTQRQQR
- a CDS encoding histidinol-phosphatase HisJ family protein — its product is MTAPHLFDSHMHTPLCGHATGHPREYAQAALDAGLAGIVFTDHIPMPAWYDAPWRMRLDQLAEYVDMVQETRAQFAGRLTVGMGLEADFHPGTERFVEEVLAAHDWDYVIGSVHYIGAWGFDNPEFVDEYQRRDLGSLYRHYYALIEGAACSGLFDSIGHLDLPKKFGHRDPDGAAALRVLDTIAALGLSLDYNTAGERKPVQEAYPSPGLLAAAAERGIPLVLGSDAHRPQEVGYQFGAAAQRIGEAGGTIAHYLNRVRTTDEEAQP
- a CDS encoding GNAT family N-acetyltransferase, with the protein product METHLNAEQSGGDQLRLDLLTGEAALAFIPNLIPLAVAVFDDDDFVTLPADAAEKPGLMLLVAFGGTELRGFKMGYRRSEKNFYSWLGGVLPAARGQGIARRLMDAQHVWATEQGYTYVSTETFNRYRPMLLLNIQSGFDVVGTQTTPSGEARIVLRKML